The nucleotide window CACAACCCTCCAGGTTCCCCTCAGTCTTGGTTTCTGGGCTCATCTCTTCTCACACATTATGTTTTCTGCTGTGGTAACCTGTGTCTGACCCCAGCCTGTCCCAATACTGCTTTTGATCACAGAGTTGGTTTGGCAGCCGCACCCTTCCCAGACCATCCCCACTCACTCCAGCTTTCGCTGTCCACTCCCAACAGGGCACTAGTCATCAATGGTGTCCTCTCTCCAGGGCCCGAGCTAGAGTTAATCATTACtcaccatcccccacctcccactttgTGGAAATGCACAAAGGGCCTAAACTCGGGTGGCTCATTCTTTCCCAAGGGCAGTGATTGTCAGTCTCTGCCCGCCTTCCTCCCCCAGTGTAGGATTCCTGTGCCCATGTAGGAGGGGGACATGGCAGGGTGCTGCATTTACACCCATGCTCTACTGATCATGGCCTCCATGTTTCCTGGGAAACCCACAAGCACAGCAGAAGCATAGCTCTTAAAGGGACGGCGGCACTGCCCTGCCTGGTTCTCCCATGCCCTCGTGACTGCAGAGGGCTCGCCAACATAAAGTCACTAAGGCTCAAACTCCAAACTCTACCTCGGATATCAGATAGTCTGAGTGAGCCCGAGAAGCCTGACTCCCTACAGGTGTCACAGGGACCATTAGTGTCCACTACTGCATGGACCGTGAGGTGACGGCCTGACCACACGGGTCTGCTACACTGACATAACTTATGCACGTACTCTCACATCTCTGGCCTTTAATGAATTCCTCCTTAGCTGTGCCTTTTGGTAAAGGACCCAGGAGACTATTTTGTGCCAAAACAAGGCACTGCCATAAGCCAAAAccaacagcttttaaaaatcagctaCGTAACCAACATACCAAGATCTTAGCATAATGACTGATTCCCTAGCATCGTTCACCCTGGAGGCACTTCCTGTTGGCTGAAGGACACCAAATACAAGAAACCATGCCCGGTGTGCAAAGACGCGCCCCTTCAGGGATGGGGTGCCGATGCTCGTGTTATCCTGTGATCCTCCTGGGAAGGAGACTCACCTGCAGCTGCTGGGAGAGGCCTGCTGGCTACTCGGATGAACAGAAGAGTAACCATTGAACTTGGCTAAGGCTAGGAGGGTGTCCTGGCTCTCCATAACATACCACAACTTTGTGGCATGGACATCTTGACAGTGAGGTTTCTGAAAATATGGGGCTGAATGGCATTGTGGAGCAAGAATGGTTCCTTGGATTTCCACAAGCACATATTCCGATGACCTCTAAACACAACCTTGATGCTGTTATTGTCAGGATACTCTTGTGAGATAGGCAAAGGCAAAGCCAGCTCCACACTTTGATAGATggtggaaggaggcagagggagggtgagtcaccaggcagaggagagcacagaggaaacGGGACTGAGGCCTGTCTGATTCCTGGGTGTGTAcctctggcttcttcctctctgtagCACTCTCCTGTGTCTCCACAGGGTGCAGCAGGTTGTGGTTCCACAGCCAGaggcccaggcaccccaccatcaTGGAAGAACCAGGCCCAGGGGCTCTTGGGAAACACCTCTAAGCTTCTGGTctacagggagggagagacaggcagctACTCATTAAGGACACAGTCGGTGCCGGGCACCGCACTCTGCCACAGCTTCCAGGCACACATTAACTTAATCTTTGCGAAAATCCAAAGATGGAAGAATTCTTAGTGTCCCCACTTAACACATGAGGACAGTGCTgctcagagagaaaagaagactgtCCCAAATCACATGGCCACAAAATGGTGAACCGGGATGGCCAACCTAGCTCCTCTGATCCCACTGTTGAAGCCGCCAAGGTGACCTCTGAGCAGCCCTCTATGACAGGCCAGGGGTGACAGAGGGGGGCTCTTGAGCAGAtgatgaacaggagaaaatgacagatgccgACAGTCACAGGAAGGGGACAGATTGCCAGAACACTCGCTGTGACAACTATTTTTAACCCAAAACAGCACAAGAGTGTTTATAAGAATCGTACATACTTGTGAATTCACCATTTGGGATGGGATTTACACAGAACACACTTACACCTCTCCAAACAGGCATCCAGCCACTGAGAACTCTAGGTCGTTCCATCAAAATATGACCATACACAGGCTAGGTGTTTCAACTGAGAATGAGACTAACAAATGTGTTTGTAATGGAATACATTTACGAATAATCTgttaaggggcccctgggtggctcagacagtttagtatccaactcttgattgtgactcaggtcatgatctcagggttgtgagacagagccccgagtcaggctctgcaatgggtgtggaaactgcttaagattctctctcccccttctccctcagcctctccccctctcttcttctcaaagaaatacatggataaatatataaatctattaaTAACCATTAAGAACTTCTGGGACTGCATGTCTTAGGCCAGATAAAACCTTTGATGCTACTATTTACCAGTGTCcacaagagaggaaagaaggatatACTTCACAGAGCATCACAGCACTAATAATCCATGTCTCAAGTCTTTTGGAATGAGGCCAGATCTAAACGAATGAAATCAACCTGAGCATGGCTCCTTTTTATATGCCTCTACACGGTTTTCCATCACTCCTCCATCTTCATGGAAAGCCCCTGTCCCATTAGGTTCATGCCAACTGCTACACCACCCTCTCTACCCAGCCCCACTGCCATCTCCTCCTGACTTCCACACATTCCCCCCATCATGCAGAAAGCCTTCAGCCCCACCCAGGTTACCATCATTGTTCTGGGAATTTGACACGCCTGggagcacccccgccccccacagccATCCTCCTGGGAGGCGTTGACTTGCTCAGAGCCAGGGAGGAAGTCTTTACCCCGCAACCAGCTACTCCCTCCACCGCCACACACCACCCCTGCCCGCAAACACTGTCCCCAGTTAACTGCTCCCTGAAATACCCAACTCCTGCATCCCACACTGACCGCCCTTCCACCCTCCACTCCCCGTGGGAGATGATCTCCCCCACAACCGGCCACTCAGGCCATGGCCACTCCCCGTACTGTCCCCAGAGAAACCGCTCCCTGAAATGCCGGACTCCAGCATCCCACACCAACCTCCCCTtccaccctccactccccacGGGACATCTCCTCCTGGACGTCCCACAGACACCGCCCACTCAGGAGGACAGAAACAGACACCAGTCAGAAAAATTGCACTGGATCTTAAGTCCTTTAATGACTTTTGCTGACAGGAGAGCAGGCCTCCCTCGTCTATGCGCGGGGCCGGGGACTAGATGAGGCTGTTGGCTCTGGGACCCAGGCAGCACCACTTTCTGGGCTGGGGCACCCCTCCACCTGAGGGCAGGCGCTGTCCTCAAAGAGGCGGCTCAGGTGTTGGTGGTTGTCCAGGGCCCTCTGCACGTGCTCTGGGGTGATGCGTATCTTCTTGTTGTTGCAGGCCTCCTGGCCCGCCAGCTCGAGGATGTTGGCCGTCAGGTACTCCAGAACGCCGGTGAGGAAGATTGGTGTAGATGAGCTCAGGCGCTGAGCGTAGCAACCCTCTCTCAGGAGGCGGTCCACGCGGCTAACCGGGAATTGGAGCTCAGCTCTCATGGAGCGGGACAGACTGTGCCTCCTATGTCTAGGATAGTGCCAGGGCCTTCTTCTCCCAGGCATGATGGTAGCTGGGGTTTGGCCCTGCCTGatggtcccaggggcctgggtCTGTCTGGATACCAGTGCTCGCTCCTGCCCACTGTGCCCCTCTCTGGCCCGGGAGCTGCCTTTAAGGCAACTCGGACATTATGATGTCATTGATGACACTGGGCCCTGATCAGGACCTGCCTAGAAATGTCTATGATGGAAACCTGGTCTCCGTGTTGAACTGCTATATGAGGGAACTTTAACATTCTACCTGATGTTGGTATTCTAGCAAGATATGTTTGAGTGAAAAATGTTTCCTTGGCTATAGGATACCACTCCAGGTATTCTAGCCTTATGTTATCTTTGAGCTCTTTTATATCCCTTTTTAAGTTGTAGGTCACCGATATGCACAACCTCCAGCATAGGCTCAAATAATTCCTTTCTCACACAGTAATCAAACCAATTTTGCCTCCATGTATGCTTTCATCTCACTATTCCTGATTAATATTCCTGTTTCTATGCTTTGGATTCTCTTGTGAACAAGCTAGAATATCTGCCAATTTGCTCATGTGATAAAATGCTTTAACATGTGTTCACATCTGAATGAGTACCATGATCTTATACTTTCATAATTATCTTTAactgttttagaagaaaacaccatATGTCCAATTGTCTCATCTACCAGAGCCAGGTAAACTTCCATGCCAGAGAAGAGGCCCATATGAACACTTAAAGCCCAGGCATGTCTTTTCTTGGCTCTTCAACATGACTCTAATGTACCAATTAGTACACTGTTAACTCTTtacaatttgttttcttctctacttgtttggtgtttctgttttgtttttggttcatttttagcCAGTAAGTTattccctgcccctgccagccaatctactttctgtctatatAGGTTTGCCTGTTctagatatttatataaatggactcatgTGAGACATTTTATACCTGGCTTCTTTCGCttggcatgttttcaaggtttgtccACATTATAGCATATGTCAgtacatagtttatttttacGGCTGGAGAATaatccattgtatacatatatcacattttgtttatccatttattagttGATAAACATGTAGGCTCTTTCCAACattttggctgttataaataatgttgctgcAAGCATTTGTGTATAAGATTTTGTGTTAACATCTGGCTTTGATTTTCTTGTATATACCTAAAAGTGCAATTGCTTGGTCATGTGGTGAGAATCTGTATTTACGGTCTAACCCTCTGGGATCTTTCTAAATAGATTGATGGTTTGTAGAGATCTGGTCCCCACTGGGTGAGAGACAACAGAGAATCTggtttgtcagtctttttgtttgtctatttttagTACAAATCAACTCAGAATGTCATGCCCTCTGGGAGGAGAACACCTCCTTGGTATCTGTACCAGGGAGGTTTACTGTTTCTGTGTTTATACTCGACCCATGGATGAAATAGTAGAACTGAGGCTACAAGTTCTATTTGTTTGTGCCTGTACATCTATGTGTCTGTAATCAGAAATGCCTTCATCACTGATTTTGTGAGTATATAAAGTCTTCCTACCTCCACATGGTACTAATACATTAGCttataaattttcagaaattaaaggCGCTCTACTCTGATTGGGTATCTAGATAAATAATTGCTTACATAAACTGAATATTACTCAAATAccctgaaaataatgaaattaaatttctgaCCCTTTAATGTGcttaattaacaaaaatattcttgTAGAAACTAACTCATTCATTTCAAGAATTTAAattcaaagtgaaataagtcagagaaagacaaataccatacgatctgACTCCTATGCGGACTTAAAATGGgcaaggggaaaaagagagagagggagaaagacaaggcaagaaacagactcttgagaACAAAtagtggtcaccagaggggaggtgggtggggtgaagctcaaataggtgatggggattaaggattgTACTGGTGATGAGCCCACCAGGTGATTGATGGAATTGTCcaatcactatactgtatacctgaaatatAATACTGTtattaactatattggaattaaaatatcttaaagtaatttaaattcatataatttaaatatttggtgaaaagGGTTACTTTaatctttagtgttttttttttttttatttgacagagagagagagagagagatcacaagtaggcagagaggcaggcagagagaggaggaagcaggctcatcgccgagcagagagcccgatgcggggctcgatcccagaaccctgagatcatgacctgagccgaaggcagaggcttaacccactgagccacccaggtgcccctaatctttagtttttaataaaagcaactgTCTTCTCTGATTTATCAGTGTCAagtataatataaacattttttttttctacttgggTATGTTTTTCCTAAACTTATACAGGTTTACTGATTAAGTACAGTAGCATTACTTCTAGTTATTaatactataaaaaaagaaatttatttttaataaagttgaaCCATTATTCAAACAATCTTTTATTATCACAGTAATAAGATTTTGCAGCTTGAGGAAAGTTCCAGAcaagataatataaaaagaaacatgaatcTGTGTTAAAATTTTGCCAAATCTGTCTCAATTTTGATGGGCTTATTcataagattataaaaataagctTATGGTTCCCTTAGAATCAAATATTACAGTAATGCAAACCTAGAATTCAgctttctctctgtaaaaatgATGTTTCCTTGGAGGACTTCTCTTACTAAAAGAGAAGTAAGTTGCTAGAATTAAGTTGCTAAGAACTAAGTTGCTCTTAGTAGAAGGTTGTGAAAGTTCACTCTTCATACCATTTGGTAATTTGTTCAAAAGCAGAGATTTCTTATCTCACcaaaatactgtatattttatttctaacttaCACATCCTAATTATGCTCCTTAAaatagacaaataccatacatttctaataatattaaggatttgtgtttatttaaatattgtgtttattaaatattatattgtcACTTTTATTAATAAGTAGCATTGTTACAAGCATTCATATTCACCCAAGTGCCTATTGGTGACTCCTCAAGGCTGGCTTCCCTCTATATTCCTGCACTTCTGCTGAATTCTGCCTTAGGTGGGACACTTCCTTTACTCTTGACGTTCCTGGTAGATTCTTCTCTAGACTGAGGACCAAACAGTCATGCACCTCCTGCCATTCTATCCATTCACATTCTACCTAGTCATTCCCAAGGCTGTCATCACCTGCTTCCAGATCCCTCACACATCACCTTTATCCAGAATTCTTGCACCAGTGGCCACGTCCTACCTGCTCTGGCTGTACCCTTGGACTAGACTAATTTAGCCCTGCACCCAAGAACATCTTGCAAAGTCTTCCACAAAGCTGGCTGTACTCTGCACCAATGTACCACCTACCATGTCCTTCTCTTTCTAGCTTATACTCTCTAACCTGAACTTCCTACAGAATACTCTTCTAGCTTGGCTATTCCTCCCAATCATGTAGTTCCTGCCATTCCCAATCGGTTGCCTGCACCCTTCACCTATGTACTCTTATTGGAACTCTCCTAGGCTGACTGCATCAACTTATGCATTCCAGTTGAATCCCCCTTTAGACTGAATTCTTCCTCCATCCGTTTACTTCCTGTCAGAAAGTACATTAAGCTGGCTGCAACCTATGTCTATGCACATCCTTTAGAGTCTATCCCCAGCTCACATCCTTTCTTCACCTATGCACCTACTGTCATATCCTTGCCTGCACCTCGCCAAAACTGGTTGAATCCTCCACCCATGCACTTTCCTCCAAGTCCGCTGTCTTAGCCTATTCAGGCTgctattaaaaaattcaacagagtagcttataaataacagaaattcacTGGTCATGGTCATGGGGGCTGGAAGTCCAGTATCATGGCACAGCTATGGTCAGATGAGGGCCCTTTTCTGGGTCATAGACATCTCACTGTATGCTCACAAGCCAGAAGCACAAGGGATCCTGCTGGAGCCCCTTTTGTAAGACACTAATTCCACTCATGAGGGCTTCACTCTTATGGCTTAAACACCTCCTAAAGGCCCCATCTactaatatcatcacattgggcattaggatttcaacatgtaaattttggaggacacaaacattccaACCACAGTTTTCTCCCCTAGTCTGGATGCATTCAACCCTAGGAACCTCCTGCTAGGTCTCCTTTGAGACAGGATACTCCCTCTTTGAATGTCTCTATCACCGCATCATCTACAATCCCGAGTGCCCTCTCCACTTAAGTCCTCTTTTCCAGATATATCCTGGGCTGGCTCTATTCACCAGGGACTTTCTTCAATATCCTATGAACAGGTTGTTTGTGCTCTCCTTTCAAGTATTTCCTGCTGGGTCCTATGCTAATCTGACCACATACTCCACCTCCTGCCAAGTCCTTCCCAAGACTGGATGATCTCTATACCTACACACCTCCTGCCAGGTGTAACCCGAGATGGGCTGCACCCCACACCAATACACCTCTACCATATGCTTCCCTATGATGGCTGTACCTTCCATTCATGCACCACCCAACGTGTCCTCTCCCATGTTGGATGTTCCTTCCTTGTAGGCATATCCTACTGAATCCTCTCCTAGGCTGGCTACACAGTCCACCAATATACTTCCTGAAATATCCTCTCCTAGACTGGATGCTCTATCTACTCATGCACCTCCTTCTCCAACCTCCATTAGTCTGGCTATAGTCTCTATCCATGAGCCTATTTTAGAGTCTTCCCATAGGCTGCAAACTCTTACACACATGAACTTCCTTGCTTAGACTGGCTGCACCCTATAGGTATGCACCTCCTGCTGAATCCTAATTTAGGTGGAATGATATCCCTACCCATGCTTCTTCTAATGTCTGCTGTCCTAAGCTGGATgctccctccactcatgcactTCCTACTAGAGGTTACATAAGGCCAGTTGTGCCTTCCACACATGCAATTCCTGCAGAGCAATCCTCTAGGACACATACATCTGCCAACCATCAAATCTTGTCAAGTCTTATGCAGGCTGTCTGAATCCTATATCCATGAAACTCCTCAGGTCCCTCCCATAGGCTGGCTATATTCTGCATCCACACACCCTCCGCCATGCCTTCCACAAGCTGGAACCAACCCTCTACCCAGGGAAATCCTACCATCTCTTCCCCTAGGCTGCCTGTACCTATTATTCATACACCTAGCCAGAGTTATCTCCTAAGCTGGACACTCCCCACACCGTTTACTTCTTGCTGAATTCTGTCCTAGAATTCCTGCAAACTTCATTCATGCATATCCTTCCAGTCTTCCCCTAAGTTGGAAGCTCTCAAAACATTCACTTCCTGCTACCTTATCTCCCAAATTGGGCTTCACCTTGCAGGCAAGCACCTCCCTCAAGGTCCTTCTCGACAAGACTGATCAAACGTTGTACCTGATAGAAGTTTAGACTGGTTTGACTGTAACAGCTAGACTCTCAACTTAATGTGATATTCTCAAACTGTAATTTCTTATCTCCATCTCAGAGCTCAGATGTCTATTGCATGTACAAACATTTCTTGCCTAGATCTCCTGTTTCACAATGTGCAAGAAATAAGTAGTTTTTAGCATGCCCTTCCTCTTTCCAGAGCCACCTATCCCATGATCTCTACATACAATAGCTTTGGTTATTTCCCCCACTCTGAGATGTTATTGCCTTAAATTTTGAGCATCTCTTTATTGCAATAGTCCTTAATAAAGTCTTTCTTTACTAGTATTTgcgcttgccttttttttttttttttaatcttgacaCTATGGTGACATGACTTGGATGGAGTTGTGACTATTTCATTAGATCCACCATTTTCACACAGTTAATAATGCTAGTCTCCAGGACCCTTTGAGCCCTTTAATGGCTGGGGAAATTGAGATACATGGTGAACTGCAATTCCTTATCCTTTTctctgacaaaggagcaaaggattTTGTCTGTTTCAGCACAGTAAAGACTTTACTTTCTCCTTACATTCTTActctcctgtttctctttcttacctGTCTGTTTCTGAGTGAGATCATTGACCCTGACTCTTTAATGGTAAATCACATCTTGTGTTTAAGACCAAGACCTTTAGCACTGAGAGGTGTTCATTTCATTATCCCAGAAAACCATCAAACTCATGATATCTCCTAGAATGCTCCTGCACAGCATACATGCTCCATCAGTCCAGTTTTACTTCCAACTAAAATTTCTAAGAGTAAAAAATTTgttaaagaaaacacagagcttGGGCATCCTCTTTGGAGATCTTGGTTATCTCCAAACTGGTTTGTTTGCTAGGTGCTGTACACACAAGATCTCATCAAAACAATGTTCTACTTATTCTGTCTAGTATGAACAGGCAGAAAAACTTATACCCAACAGTATCTTTTCAGGAGCCATTATTTCCTTCAAAGACCATCTCTTCCTTACCCAGTCTTCTAAGACCTCTCACTTTCCATCCTATCTCCTCCTTTTAGCTCCCTTGAATCCTTCACTTTGTCATCCTTCAACTCTCCTAACTCCTCCACCCCTATCAGATCTTTTCCTTCCCAGTCTTTCCCCTAGATCCATAGAGTCACTTAAGTTTTAGGCTTCCATCCTCCCACTGTGGACTCTTGAGGAGCTCAAGGAATCCAAGATTAACCAACTGAAACTGCAATTTTCAAACCCTAGTCTCACTCTGATATTCTTgccctcattaaatattttctggatCACTGAACAAAACAAGAGGAATTTTCCACTCAGTCTGAACTATTCCGTACAGCCTGCTCACCAAAGCCTCCTGACCTTTACCAACTGGGCAATGTCCTTGTGTATCCAGGAGATGCCACCCTTTGTTTTTAAGGGGCTAGGTAAGATACCACAAACAAGATCATTCTGGTGGATCAATAGAGCATGATTTCTTTTCATAAAGCCAAGAAAATTGGTAACATCCTTCTTGTTTCTATCTCCCTGGTTTTCACTTCCAAATTTGATTGGTCACAAATATAAGAATTAAACAACAATGAGACAAATCTGTCTCCAAATTTAAACATAGGTTAACATATCTGGAAGGATTTTTCAGGTCTCTCTATAAATGACCATACACAGTTCTAGCCTGAATCACCAGTTTTGCTAATGAACTAAAGTACCTAATTGAGAAATCACACAAAAGCATAACATAAACTGTCATACAGATTCACTCTCTGGATTCATGCTTTAATTCAACATCATGAGGATGCCATACTTGAAAAATCTGAATCAACACAAGTTCATGGTTCATCAACTTAGACAACTATAAAGAATGGTACTTAATATATGTGGCCTTAATTCCTATTGGAAACCCTCTACTGACaaagatatatgaaaatatgtacatttttaaatatccacTAGACTATAAATGGAAATTCAACCACCTCTTAGTGGACACAAAGGCTTCTTACTCTATCATAAACATTTCCGATTTTCCTACAACCCTTCCTCAGAATACACAAAATGTTTCTGTGATGGAATCAGACCACCCGCAGCACAACTTGCCACGATACCAACCACTAAACATCTCATTTGGGTGTCTATACTCATAACCAGCTTTCTTCTTAGCAGGACAATACCAGTTAACCTCTTGGAAAGAGACCTTCTCTCCATCTGGAACATTCACATAAGTTCTTCCCTTCAAATAATTCACTATAAAAttccctatttcttcttttttcttaaaaaaaaaggttttatttattcatttgacaaagaaaaaaagcaagcacaagcagagggagctgcaggcagagggagagggagaagcaggctccccactgaaaagggagcccactgcagggcttgatcccagaagcctgggatcatgacctgagctgaaggcagatgcttaactgactgagccacccaggtgcccctctacttctTCTTAATATACACTTTTGCTTCCTCATAGCTCTCACAGATCATACTGCTTTCCTTGCATTCCTTAAACTTTCAAGGACTCCACTAAACTCCAAAATAACTAAAatgctttttcacatttttgaagCATTTGGAACTCTGGACCTACTTATATTGGCCAAATTTTATATGCAGGGACCTTAAAGATGGCACATGATCCTTCCATACCACTTGCAAGATTGATATAATATCCCTTAAATCCAGAGCACATCAACCAGGAACTATTAGTTGATATATTATTCATAGCAACCTCTAGACCCTGTAATacttctatattattttttaaaaatggaaaaacaatatgGGCTAGTCCAAGATACACAGGACATAACAAGATTATTAAACCTCAATTCCCTTCACTCCCAAGTCTATTTTAGGTCTATGTATTGCATTTTTCAACTCTCAACATTTGTCTTCTTTTACTTGGCAACATCAGCAGTACACATGGACAGTTATACCTCAAATTATCATTGAAGCCCCTAGCTATGTTTCTTGTTCTCAGTGTAAATCTTAATAACCTCATGTTTCCTAGAAAATCTACTCAGATCTACTATGTCAGTGACCTTCTGTTATACGTTTCTAATTCTGATCATTACATCATGGACACTTTAATATTTACTCCAGACCTTATTCAAAAAAGGTCATAAATTATCTAGGGATGAGATGAAACTCTGTAACCCTCAGACACTTTACCATAGGCATGGCATTTCCCATGAAGGCAAAACATCACCTCCACAGCACATCTCCACTATTCCTGAGTATCCcctacataaaacaaaaaggcagattATGGTTTGGGGGCATTAACTGGATACTGTTGGGTATGGGTCCCAAATTTCTTTCTATTGCCTGTCCAGTACATAACTTGACAAAGGAAAATCACTCCAGAGATCCTTCAATAGGAATATCCCACCTTCACATGGACTTCCAGACCCTCAAACTGCTGTTGCCTCTGCCTGTAACTTAGGACTAACTACTCTCCACCTTTTTCTATTAGAGGAAGGGATACCCTTCATGAGACTGTCCCATAACACAACAGAATCCATTGCCCCATCAATTACATTAACCTGACTTTAGATCCAGTGACTCCTTGTCTAGGGATAGTCACCACAGCTACCTATGCTTTCAAGCTGGTGCTGAGATGGTTTAGGATATCCTCTAGAACTTTATATACCTCGTGATATCCAAACTCTGTTCCTCAttgaaaatatttgacatttcGCCACATCCAGACTTACCTCTTACAAAATCTTACCACTATA belongs to Lutra lutra chromosome X, mLutLut1.2, whole genome shotgun sequence and includes:
- the LOC125091946 gene encoding LOW QUALITY PROTEIN: histone H2A-Bbd type 1-like (The sequence of the model RefSeq protein was modified relative to this genomic sequence to represent the inferred CDS: inserted 1 base in 1 codon), which gives rise to MPGRRRPWHYPRHRRHSLSRSMRAELQFPVSRVDRLLREGCYAQRLSSSTPIFLTGVLEYLTANILELAGQEACNNKKIRITPEHVQRALDNHQHLSRLFEDSACPQVEGXPQPRKWCCLGPRANSLI